Proteins from a single region of Limibacter armeniacum:
- a CDS encoding FG-GAP-like repeat-containing protein, protein MNRIGYIFLTACVVSFNMLGAMAQGFEKVSSTDLPALYEGEVLSLDLDLDGMKDLVISGKDAGGSWYLQAMHYNGSGWDSWSNGLTELSDPSLLAADVNSDGISDLIVTGKDTGTGEGKVHVYTHNGSGTWTSLENGLPDYSNAAVLWGDFRSEGKQGILLTGSDTDGVAQTRFFVLDENIWIEKSTNLPSFTNAQLLSFDADLDGRTDLFVSGQDIYGNYLSKLYVQTGVGTWEAVSASFQRLTEPKLDKADFDQDGRMDLIMSGFGSGGTSVAKVYLNKSAGWQENTWSLPQLAGGDVKAGDFDLDGYIDVFLSGVTSGGVKEIWALTNSSGTGFTDSGIAFTLISDGGIAVADWNGDNKLDLLTTGNTYTGVQTILYQNNDTGTVSVPTAPAGLSTTVEINQVLLEWNAVSGATAYEVRLGSEPGKGDYITTLTQSSGERAVLQQTSSGLKVLIDSLEEGTYYWSVHAIGSSHQGGAFASEASFTVCDKPNLGDDFYTCAKAPFTLSAGKSGETVTWRTLSGKDLGAGLTLEVSLIAEEEIEVTVDKPALGCQMKDTVKVSVWELPEANLPEQEFICKGGTYLTNLTGTFAQVSWYSLSQDKFLGTTQNVSVNVSTEEILEVTVTDFNGCSSLDTLTITSYPVPQPGLAEVKNVCWNAFDTLRLADSWTDVSWKGLISGNTVNGVIYPYVAGEKDSVEVTVIDINGCVGKDTILLESYELPTPDLGSDLEVCADNTISFDAGEGWSETVWRKLSDGAVISTNQKLDWEVNMTDSLELGLKNSNGCWAYDTVKVSLLELPVLATDLNLSECSGSVIDLDAGAGHTTYQWKSLRKDEIVGNEQVLPWLTTETDTLELTVWNDKGCFTIDSVIVEMWELPTPDLGGDRTVCKGGELNFEAGSVWQRVRWGTILSGVQQDDTSSTWSHAFVQNDSVWVEVTDSNGCINTDTIAVEVYDLPDPGLEATVIICEESEVNLNVELGIWETVTWRRFSDGLTSNDESFSYQVLEKDTVEVTVSDANGCSGADTIVVDFYPIPRFDLGADTAICFDETLLLDVGGGWAEVKWYSQKQGYLSSSRSLQWLATASDTVWAEVTNIEGCLNTDSIAVKVNPLPEPDLGADIYECIGETIALNAGTWERVEWHSKLKGALGTDAALSYEISEPDTLWVSVENANGCIGNDTIPIHPYALPDYTLGADDTICYMTSKTLSVSEDWTNVTWYSNREGELADGVYVYEHTATVKDTLWSRVENANGCIAYDTIVIDVFDLPAFTLGSDQSVCQGEQVTLKVEGGWPTVNWFEQGVSTPIAEDTWYINVDADDTKSYVAEVFNPEGCVNYDTITINRLALPVFSLGANQQICEGEALNLEVEVENIADVSWYSDFRGLLQKGTASSYTQTVYNDETIWATVTNSNGCIYSDTVEVTKLALPTFSLGQDTSICYMETIALSVGNADDQVKWFSSQLGMIEEGNDLTFEITQTDTLWAERTNSNGCIWTDTLVVNVLPLPDFVLPETLEVCDGEQASLTVEGDWQSVEWFDNSGNLLHTGVSFDTTVEQSMVVTANVTSWDGCNDAKSVSIIKLDLPVADAGIDRSICTEGVTTIGSSAIDGIQYQWFPTIGLSSGTVAQPEASPAVTTTYFLTATNDKGCISLTDSVTVFVDEFYSIDAGPDKAICYGEGTVLETTIDGGASDYKFEWSPQAGLDDPASSSPMAFPEETTTYIVKASLGDCLTRTDTITVVVNDLPVVTVSEDIAIGAGTEVTLEASGGTFYLWSPDYNMDRPNIATPTVSPEVTTTYTVRVMSAFGCVSTGSVTVFVGNEIFVPNLFTPNGDGTNDIFKIYGKGVARLTLQIVDQQGNIVFTSDNISQIMETGWDGNFGGKALPNGTYYWKMIGVYKDGSNIKFKGTDTGIINLQR, encoded by the coding sequence ATGAATAGGATAGGCTATATTTTTTTAACGGCATGTGTGGTATCCTTTAACATGCTGGGAGCAATGGCCCAGGGGTTTGAAAAGGTAAGCTCAACAGACTTGCCTGCATTGTATGAAGGAGAAGTACTGTCATTGGATTTGGATCTGGATGGTATGAAAGACCTTGTGATCTCTGGTAAGGATGCGGGAGGAAGTTGGTACCTGCAAGCCATGCATTATAATGGCTCAGGTTGGGATAGCTGGAGTAATGGTTTGACAGAATTGTCAGACCCTTCCCTGCTTGCGGCAGATGTGAACAGTGATGGAATTTCAGACCTAATTGTTACAGGTAAGGATACTGGAACGGGAGAAGGAAAAGTGCATGTATACACCCACAATGGTAGCGGAACTTGGACTTCACTTGAAAATGGGTTACCCGATTATTCAAATGCTGCTGTCCTATGGGGAGATTTCAGGTCTGAAGGAAAGCAAGGCATACTACTGACAGGAAGTGATACAGATGGTGTGGCACAAACCCGATTTTTTGTGTTGGATGAGAATATATGGATAGAAAAGTCAACTAACCTGCCATCCTTTACCAATGCACAGCTGCTATCCTTTGATGCGGATTTGGATGGACGTACAGACTTATTTGTGTCAGGACAGGATATCTATGGTAATTACCTTAGTAAACTGTATGTCCAGACAGGTGTCGGTACATGGGAGGCCGTTTCTGCCTCTTTTCAAAGACTGACTGAACCTAAACTGGACAAGGCAGACTTCGATCAGGATGGTCGTATGGACTTGATTATGTCAGGCTTTGGTAGTGGAGGTACATCTGTAGCAAAAGTATACCTTAATAAGTCAGCAGGTTGGCAGGAGAACACTTGGAGTTTACCACAATTGGCAGGTGGTGATGTAAAAGCTGGAGACTTTGATTTGGATGGGTATATCGATGTCTTTCTTTCTGGGGTTACGTCAGGTGGTGTAAAAGAAATTTGGGCATTGACGAACAGTAGTGGAACAGGGTTTACGGATTCAGGTATTGCTTTTACCTTAATTTCAGATGGTGGAATTGCAGTAGCAGACTGGAATGGAGACAATAAACTGGACTTATTGACAACTGGAAATACCTATACAGGCGTACAGACAATTTTATATCAGAATAATGATACAGGAACTGTATCAGTGCCTACTGCTCCGGCAGGGCTTTCCACAACAGTAGAGATCAATCAGGTATTGTTGGAGTGGAATGCTGTCTCTGGAGCAACAGCATATGAAGTAAGGTTAGGTAGTGAGCCAGGGAAAGGTGATTATATAACAACGCTGACACAGAGCAGCGGAGAAAGAGCTGTCTTGCAACAAACCTCATCAGGTTTGAAAGTGTTAATAGACAGTTTGGAAGAAGGTACCTACTATTGGTCAGTTCATGCTATTGGAAGTAGCCACCAGGGAGGTGCTTTTGCTTCTGAAGCGTCATTTACAGTTTGTGATAAGCCTAACCTAGGAGATGACTTTTATACTTGTGCAAAAGCGCCATTTACCTTATCCGCTGGAAAATCAGGTGAAACGGTCACATGGAGAACATTGTCTGGAAAAGATTTGGGAGCCGGACTGACATTGGAGGTCAGCTTGATTGCAGAGGAAGAAATTGAGGTAACGGTAGACAAACCTGCCTTGGGTTGTCAGATGAAAGATACGGTCAAGGTAAGTGTATGGGAATTGCCGGAAGCAAACCTACCTGAGCAGGAATTTATTTGTAAAGGTGGGACTTACCTTACAAACCTGACAGGGACATTTGCACAGGTATCTTGGTATTCACTTTCTCAGGATAAGTTTTTGGGTACAACACAGAATGTTTCTGTAAATGTATCGACAGAAGAAATACTGGAGGTAACAGTAACAGATTTTAATGGCTGTTCAAGTTTGGATACGCTTACCATTACAAGCTATCCTGTACCGCAACCAGGGCTTGCTGAGGTCAAAAATGTTTGCTGGAATGCTTTTGATACACTCAGGTTGGCAGATAGCTGGACAGATGTGTCCTGGAAAGGGCTAATTTCAGGAAATACAGTGAATGGGGTTATTTACCCATACGTAGCTGGAGAGAAAGATTCAGTGGAAGTAACGGTGATTGACATTAATGGCTGTGTAGGGAAAGACACAATCCTGCTTGAAAGTTATGAGTTGCCGACACCTGACCTAGGATCTGATTTGGAAGTTTGTGCAGACAATACGATTTCCTTTGATGCAGGAGAAGGATGGAGTGAAACTGTTTGGCGAAAACTCAGTGATGGGGCAGTAATATCCACGAACCAGAAACTTGATTGGGAAGTCAATATGACGGACTCATTGGAGTTGGGATTGAAAAACAGCAATGGTTGCTGGGCTTATGATACGGTAAAAGTTTCATTGTTGGAGTTACCAGTATTGGCAACCGACCTGAACCTATCTGAATGTTCTGGAAGTGTGATTGATCTGGATGCAGGAGCAGGACATACTACATACCAATGGAAATCCTTAAGAAAAGATGAAATTGTTGGAAACGAGCAGGTATTGCCATGGTTAACAACAGAAACAGACACACTTGAACTGACGGTGTGGAACGATAAAGGTTGCTTTACCATTGATTCCGTAATTGTGGAAATGTGGGAATTGCCAACTCCTGATTTAGGTGGAGACAGAACTGTCTGTAAAGGTGGTGAATTGAATTTTGAGGCAGGAAGTGTATGGCAAAGAGTCAGATGGGGAACAATCCTCTCAGGAGTGCAACAGGATGATACATCATCTACATGGAGCCATGCTTTTGTACAAAATGATAGTGTTTGGGTAGAAGTAACGGACAGCAATGGTTGTATCAACACTGATACGATTGCGGTTGAAGTATATGACTTGCCAGATCCAGGATTGGAGGCAACTGTCATTATTTGTGAAGAAAGTGAGGTAAACCTGAATGTGGAATTAGGCATATGGGAGACCGTTACCTGGAGACGTTTTTCAGATGGTCTTACATCTAATGATGAAAGCTTTTCTTATCAGGTATTGGAAAAAGATACTGTGGAAGTTACGGTTTCAGATGCCAACGGATGTTCAGGTGCTGATACAATCGTAGTTGATTTTTATCCAATCCCTCGTTTTGACTTGGGAGCAGATACAGCCATCTGTTTTGATGAAACATTGCTGCTTGACGTAGGTGGCGGATGGGCAGAGGTGAAATGGTATTCACAGAAGCAAGGTTACCTCTCAAGCTCAAGATCACTCCAATGGTTGGCGACTGCATCTGATACCGTTTGGGCTGAGGTGACTAACATCGAAGGATGTTTAAATACAGACAGCATTGCTGTGAAGGTGAACCCTTTGCCGGAGCCAGATTTAGGTGCGGACATTTATGAGTGTATTGGAGAAACAATAGCGTTGAATGCTGGTACTTGGGAACGAGTTGAATGGCATTCCAAGTTGAAAGGGGCATTAGGAACCGATGCTGCGCTTTCTTATGAAATCTCAGAGCCTGATACGTTATGGGTTTCAGTTGAAAATGCCAATGGATGTATCGGCAATGACACGATTCCGATTCATCCATATGCACTGCCAGACTATACACTTGGAGCAGATGATACCATCTGTTACATGACCAGCAAGACACTTTCTGTAAGTGAGGACTGGACAAATGTAACATGGTATTCTAATAGAGAGGGTGAACTGGCTGATGGCGTGTATGTGTATGAGCATACGGCGACAGTGAAGGATACACTTTGGTCACGAGTAGAGAATGCCAATGGGTGTATTGCTTATGACACCATTGTGATTGATGTATTTGACCTTCCTGCATTTACTTTGGGCAGTGACCAGTCGGTTTGTCAAGGAGAACAAGTGACCTTGAAAGTTGAAGGAGGCTGGCCAACAGTTAACTGGTTTGAGCAAGGAGTATCAACACCTATTGCAGAAGATACTTGGTATATCAATGTTGATGCTGATGACACTAAGAGTTACGTAGCGGAAGTATTTAATCCGGAAGGCTGTGTGAATTATGATACAATCACCATCAACAGGCTAGCATTACCAGTATTCTCGTTAGGTGCTAATCAACAAATATGCGAAGGTGAGGCGTTGAACTTGGAGGTTGAAGTAGAAAATATCGCTGATGTCTCTTGGTACTCAGACTTTAGAGGATTGTTGCAGAAAGGAACGGCATCAAGCTATACGCAAACGGTTTATAATGATGAAACAATTTGGGCAACGGTTACAAACAGTAATGGCTGTATCTATTCAGATACAGTTGAAGTCACAAAATTAGCGTTGCCAACATTTAGTCTGGGACAAGATACTTCAATCTGTTATATGGAAACCATCGCGTTGTCAGTAGGAAATGCAGACGATCAGGTAAAATGGTTCTCATCTCAGCTTGGAATGATTGAAGAAGGAAACGACCTGACATTCGAAATAACACAGACAGATACCTTGTGGGCGGAAAGAACAAACAGCAACGGATGTATTTGGACCGATACTTTGGTCGTAAATGTATTGCCTTTGCCAGATTTTGTATTGCCAGAAACATTGGAAGTTTGTGATGGGGAGCAAGCAAGCCTTACTGTAGAGGGAGACTGGCAATCCGTAGAATGGTTTGACAATAGTGGCAACCTGCTTCATACAGGGGTGTCATTCGATACAACTGTAGAGCAATCAATGGTAGTGACAGCCAATGTAACTTCCTGGGATGGCTGTAATGACGCAAAATCTGTAAGTATCATAAAACTGGACTTGCCAGTTGCAGATGCAGGAATTGATCGCTCAATCTGTACGGAAGGTGTAACCACAATTGGTTCATCAGCTATTGATGGGATACAATATCAGTGGTTCCCAACAATAGGGCTTTCTTCAGGTACGGTTGCTCAACCGGAAGCTTCTCCTGCTGTCACAACAACCTATTTCCTTACAGCAACTAATGACAAAGGATGTATCAGTCTAACAGATTCTGTAACGGTATTTGTAGATGAATTTTACAGCATTGATGCTGGACCGGACAAGGCAATCTGTTATGGAGAAGGAACTGTACTGGAAACTACAATAGATGGTGGTGCAAGTGACTATAAGTTTGAGTGGTCGCCTCAAGCAGGTTTGGACGATCCTGCTTCATCAAGTCCGATGGCATTCCCAGAAGAAACAACCACTTATATTGTTAAAGCTTCCTTAGGAGACTGTTTAACCCGAACAGATACCATTACAGTAGTAGTAAATGATCTGCCAGTAGTAACAGTGAGTGAAGATATTGCAATAGGAGCAGGAACAGAAGTGACACTGGAAGCATCAGGAGGTACATTCTACCTTTGGTCTCCTGACTATAATATGGATCGACCAAATATTGCAACCCCAACTGTTTCACCAGAAGTAACAACTACTTATACTGTAAGGGTTATGAGTGCTTTTGGGTGTGTCTCAACAGGAAGTGTAACGGTGTTTGTGGGGAATGAGATCTTTGTGCCAAACCTATTTACACCAAATGGGGACGGTACCAATGATATCTTTAAAATATATGGAAAAGGTGTAGCTCGCTTGACTTTACAGATAGTAGACCAGCAAGGAAATATAGTCTTTACCAGTGATAATATATCCCAGATTATGGAGACAGGCTGGGATGGTAACTTTGGAGGAAAGGCTTTACCAAATGGCACATATTATTGGAAAATGATAGGTGTCTACAAGGATGGTTCCAATATAAAATTCAAAGGAACTGATACTGGAATTATTAACCTGCAACGCTAA